The following are encoded in a window of Halorarum salinum genomic DNA:
- a CDS encoding ribbon-helix-helix domain-containing protein, whose protein sequence is MTEYTTVSIPKDLAERVEQTIEGTSFSSTSDLVRFLLRSIVIQHQKQGTLTEAEFDEITDQLRDLGYLE, encoded by the coding sequence ATGACCGAGTACACCACCGTCTCCATCCCGAAGGACCTCGCCGAGCGGGTCGAACAGACCATCGAGGGGACCAGCTTCTCCTCGACGAGCGACCTGGTCCGGTTCCTGCTGCGCAGCATCGTCATCCAGCACCAGAAGCAGGGGACGCTGACGGAGGCCGAGTTCGACGAGATCACCGACCAGCTTCGGGATCTGGGCTACCTGGAGTAG
- a CDS encoding MPN domain-containing protein, whose amino-acid sequence MVLLTRGLLTVLLERASAEDPEPVNVLLDTTPAGELGGDTGGADPETPVLTHFYLPEAGGSVRAVFGMDLGTPTGRARFVSHTDGDPALTEADDLAGAVLVAVPPYEEGDVYAYDRRGRGVDLAIVDAEPPEERLGEP is encoded by the coding sequence GTGGTACTCCTCACGCGCGGGTTGCTGACGGTGTTGCTGGAGCGGGCGTCCGCGGAGGACCCCGAACCGGTGAACGTGCTGCTCGATACGACGCCCGCCGGCGAACTGGGCGGGGACACGGGCGGCGCCGACCCGGAGACGCCCGTGCTCACGCACTTTTACCTCCCGGAGGCCGGCGGGTCGGTCCGCGCCGTCTTCGGGATGGATCTCGGGACGCCCACGGGGCGCGCACGGTTCGTCTCCCACACCGACGGCGATCCGGCGCTCACCGAGGCGGACGACCTCGCCGGCGCGGTGCTCGTCGCCGTGCCCCCCTACGAGGAGGGGGACGTGTACGCCTACGACCGGCGCGGGCGGGGCGTCGACCTCGCGATCGTCGACGCCGAACCGCCCGAGGAACGCCTCGGGGAGCCTTGA